The Pseudanabaena galeata CCNP1313 genome includes a region encoding these proteins:
- a CDS encoding SDR family oxidoreductase: MTDTVSAKLTGKKAIVTGASSGIGKEVALRLLQAGAQVSLVSRHPDHVLSIPAGSNAKGYAIDLGDISQVATKMQAIVTEMGGVDILINNAGMAYIGELIDMPLTEWQKLFDLNLTSVFQCLQTVLPTMRSQKSGTIINVASIAGKQGFPNWGAYCASKFALLGLTQAIAAEEQPHGIKVMSICPGSVDTPLWDTLGDKVPHSFNRAAMLRPATVAESIMTLINLPADAMINDLVLMPNAGTF; the protein is encoded by the coding sequence ATGACAGATACAGTATCAGCTAAATTAACAGGTAAGAAAGCGATCGTTACTGGAGCAAGTAGTGGTATCGGCAAAGAAGTAGCGTTGCGACTATTACAAGCTGGCGCACAGGTCAGTCTGGTTAGCCGCCATCCCGATCACGTTCTTAGCATACCCGCAGGCAGTAATGCTAAAGGCTATGCCATAGACCTCGGTGATATTTCTCAAGTTGCCACAAAGATGCAAGCGATCGTTACGGAGATGGGCGGCGTAGATATTTTGATCAATAATGCAGGTATGGCGTATATCGGCGAATTAATTGATATGCCTCTGACCGAATGGCAGAAGTTGTTTGACCTGAATCTCACCAGTGTATTCCAATGCTTACAGACTGTATTGCCAACCATGCGATCGCAAAAGAGCGGCACGATTATTAACGTGGCTTCGATCGCAGGTAAGCAAGGTTTTCCCAATTGGGGCGCATATTGCGCGAGTAAATTTGCGCTATTGGGTTTGACACAGGCGATCGCCGCCGAAGAACAACCCCACGGCATCAAAGTTATGTCCATCTGCCCTGGTTCAGTCGATACGCCTCTATGGGATACCCTCGGCGATAAAGTACCACACAGCTTTAATCGAGCCGCTATGCTTCGACCTGCCACGGTCGCTGAATCGATCATGACTTTAATAAATCTACCTGCCGATGCAATGATCAATGATCTTGTGCTAATGCCCAACGCAGGAACTTTTTAA
- a CDS encoding peroxiredoxin: protein MSVEVGQKAPDFTLPSDRGDITLSRYEGKTNVVLAFYPGDFSPLCTSEMQCFADDWTKFREAGAEILGISTDPIEKHIEFSKKLGLQFPLLSDRNQEVCKKYGVSSLFGSKRAYCIIDIHGIIRYKHIEFLPVFKREDSELLVVLRSLKV from the coding sequence ATGTCTGTCGAAGTCGGTCAAAAAGCTCCAGATTTTACTTTACCTAGCGATCGCGGTGATATTACCCTCAGCCGCTACGAAGGTAAGACCAATGTTGTACTAGCCTTTTATCCAGGAGATTTCTCTCCGCTTTGCACCAGTGAGATGCAATGTTTCGCAGATGATTGGACAAAATTTCGGGAAGCTGGAGCAGAAATCCTTGGCATTAGTACCGATCCAATTGAGAAGCATATTGAGTTTTCTAAAAAGCTAGGTTTACAGTTTCCCTTGCTAAGCGATCGCAACCAAGAGGTTTGCAAAAAGTACGGGGTTTCCAGTTTATTTGGCAGTAAACGCGCCTATTGCATCATCGATATTCATGGCATCATCCGTTATAAACATATCGAATTTCTGCCAGTTTTTAAGCGTGAAGATTCCGAACTCTTGGTTGTACTGAGAAGTCTCAAGGTCTAA
- the folE gene encoding GTP cyclohydrolase I — MTISISRPVNSTSENDSKAAKVLESLPTRKAISQVIRDRVIAAGDPFFANDSISHHISEIEREELKKEIEGKLQGVFDSLIIDTANDHNTKETARRVAKMYVDEVFKGRYHPMPKVTDFPNAKELDEIYTLGPITVRSACSHHFVPIVGQAWIGIVPSDRVIGISKFNRIVDWVMSRPHIQEEAAIMVADTIENLIKPKGLAFVIKAQHMCMTWRGVKEPETKMVNSIVRGSFRSDPSMKKEFFDLIRAHGFGDS; from the coding sequence ATGACGATCAGTATCTCTCGCCCTGTTAATTCCACTTCTGAGAATGATTCAAAAGCCGCCAAAGTCCTTGAATCTCTACCCACCCGAAAGGCAATTTCGCAAGTTATTCGCGATCGTGTGATCGCGGCTGGCGATCCTTTTTTTGCCAATGACTCGATCTCCCATCACATTAGCGAAATCGAACGGGAAGAGTTAAAAAAAGAAATCGAAGGTAAACTGCAAGGCGTTTTTGACTCGTTGATTATCGATACTGCCAATGACCACAACACCAAAGAAACTGCCCGTCGGGTAGCCAAGATGTATGTGGATGAAGTTTTTAAGGGGCGTTATCATCCTATGCCCAAAGTTACAGACTTTCCCAATGCCAAGGAACTTGACGAAATTTATACTCTTGGTCCAATTACCGTGAGATCGGCATGTTCTCACCACTTTGTGCCGATTGTAGGGCAAGCTTGGATTGGTATCGTCCCTAGCGATCGCGTTATTGGCATCTCTAAATTTAATCGCATCGTAGATTGGGTGATGAGTCGCCCGCATATCCAAGAAGAGGCGGCAATCATGGTTGCCGATACGATTGAAAATCTGATTAAGCCTAAAGGTTTAGCATTTGTGATCAAGGCTCAGCATATGTGCATGACTTGGCGTGGAGTCAAAGAACCCGAAACCAAAATGGTTAACTCAATCGTGCGCGGTTCTTTCCGAAGTGACCCATCAATGAAAAAAGAATTCTTCGATCTGATTCGGGCACATGGCTTTGGCGATTCGTAA
- the ispD gene encoding 2-C-methyl-D-erythritol 4-phosphate cytidylyltransferase has product MTCHLLIPAAGSGKRMGADCNKLLLPLLGKPILQWTLEAAIASEAITWIGVMGQPHDYPEFQKIFNEISLLKPIRLIQGGATRQASVFNGLKALPIDCDRVLIHDGARCLVTPELFDRCDLALQEMQGFIVAVPVKDTIKVVDGLTIVDTPNRDHLWAAQTPQGFQLDVIKNAHLTALELGWEVTDDAALLEKVGLAVQIVMGEETNLKVTTPQDLAIAEFILKQRNN; this is encoded by the coding sequence ATGACCTGTCATTTATTAATTCCTGCGGCAGGTAGCGGCAAACGCATGGGAGCCGATTGCAATAAGTTGCTATTACCTTTACTCGGCAAGCCAATTTTGCAATGGACTCTAGAAGCAGCGATCGCTTCTGAGGCGATCACTTGGATTGGCGTGATGGGACAACCCCATGATTATCCAGAGTTTCAAAAGATTTTTAATGAGATCAGTCTACTGAAGCCAATTCGACTGATTCAAGGTGGAGCAACTCGTCAAGCTTCGGTATTCAATGGTTTAAAAGCTTTGCCGATAGATTGCGATCGCGTCTTAATCCATGATGGCGCAAGATGCTTGGTGACACCTGAGTTATTTGATCGCTGTGATCTCGCTTTGCAAGAGATGCAGGGTTTTATAGTGGCTGTACCAGTCAAAGATACGATTAAAGTCGTCGATGGCTTGACCATTGTCGATACCCCTAACCGCGATCATCTTTGGGCAGCGCAAACCCCCCAAGGTTTCCAACTAGACGTAATCAAAAATGCTCATCTTACCGCCTTGGAACTGGGATGGGAAGTCACCGATGATGCGGCTTTATTAGAAAAAGTTGGCTTAGCAGTACAGATCGTGATGGGTGAAGAAACTAATCTCAAAGTGACTACACCTCAAGATTTAGCGATCGCTGAATTTATTTTAAAACAACGTAATAACTAA
- a CDS encoding thylakoid membrane photosystem I accumulation factor: MKNWLKRSFDFILCIAIASCISLSIFLGTVLGDAQPVQAKLTDDTYDGNIFALYGGNGSIVPPRISLAQSLEIGRAAMLVFYVDDSADCKRFSPILNLAQGFYGKTISLIAVPVDSLDLQHNNYTPADEAYYYKGTVPQTVLISGEGKVSYDREGLFGFEELDSAIRDLLGLPEAPPELKFRKTDKVINELNP, encoded by the coding sequence ATGAAAAATTGGCTGAAGCGATCTTTTGATTTCATATTATGTATAGCGATCGCAAGTTGTATAAGCCTAAGTATATTTCTGGGAACAGTATTGGGTGATGCTCAGCCTGTGCAAGCAAAACTTACCGATGATACTTACGACGGCAATATTTTTGCCCTCTATGGAGGCAATGGCTCCATTGTGCCACCTCGGATTAGCTTAGCTCAATCCCTTGAGATTGGTCGAGCGGCGATGCTGGTTTTTTATGTTGATGACAGTGCTGATTGCAAAAGATTTTCGCCAATTCTCAATTTAGCTCAAGGATTTTATGGTAAGACGATTAGTCTGATTGCAGTTCCTGTTGATAGCTTGGACTTACAACACAATAACTACACCCCCGCCGACGAAGCTTACTACTACAAAGGTACAGTGCCTCAAACAGTCCTAATTTCTGGTGAAGGCAAAGTTAGCTATGATCGCGAAGGGTTATTTGGCTTTGAAGAACTCGACTCGGCAATTCGAGATCTACTAGGGTTACCCGAAGCGCCGCCCGAATTAAAATTCCGCAAAACCGATAAAGTCATCAACGAATTGAATCCTTAA
- a CDS encoding (2Fe-2S) ferredoxin domain-containing protein: MAANPEIITPDVAINDDLVDLDLIRQQLANRAQQLSIPQIEKHLFLCADQTKPLCCQKEVGLQAWDYLKRRIKELDLEVKVFRTKTNCLRVCDRGPILLVYPDGVWYHSATAEVLEKVLQEHIIAGKIVSDYAFVAPA; encoded by the coding sequence ATGGCAGCAAACCCAGAAATTATTACTCCAGATGTAGCGATCAATGACGATCTTGTAGATCTTGATTTGATTCGTCAACAGTTAGCAAATCGTGCTCAGCAATTATCAATTCCCCAGATCGAGAAGCATTTATTTTTATGTGCTGACCAGACTAAACCGCTCTGTTGTCAAAAAGAAGTCGGTTTGCAAGCATGGGACTATCTCAAACGGCGGATTAAAGAACTTGATCTCGAAGTCAAAGTATTTCGTACTAAAACTAATTGTTTGCGGGTATGCGATCGCGGACCAATTTTACTAGTTTATCCCGATGGCGTTTGGTATCACTCGGCAACGGCTGAGGTATTAGAGAAAGTACTTCAAGAACATATCATTGCTGGCAAAATCGTCTCAGACTACGCTTTTGTTGCACCTGCTTAA